Sequence from the Rhodoflexus caldus genome:
CGCGCCTTGCGGAGGCTAACAACCCTGTTTTACAAGCCATGCTTGCCCATAAAGCACAACCAAACTCTGTTATTGGCTAGTACTTAATGAAAAAGGCCGCCCCTTTTCGGACGGCCTCTTTTTTTGTATCAAGTACCTTCTTAAACACGCAAACTTTTAAAGGATGCCAAGGACGAACGCTGATTGCTTCTCTTTTAAAAATCAATTCCGTGCGAACCTGCGATATCTGCCTGTCAGCAGCGCTATGAAACAAAAAATTAAACCGAGAAATTTGGAATTGACAAAATCGTTCCGCTACTTTGCGAAGTAATGAAAAATCGAGGCGCGATATTCTTTGGCTATTGGTTCTGGCACATGGGAAACCCGTGTGAACAGTAGCCTATTGTCGCAACTGATGATAGATTGAAAACCCAAAAAGGCTTGCTGTTCACCGCAGCAAGCCTTTTTGTTTTGCCCTTAAACGCATGAAAATTCTGGTTTTAGACAATTACGATTCGTTTACCTACAATCTGGTGCACTTGCTCAAAGTGCTGGGCGCTGCACCCGATGTGCACCGCAACGACAAAATCAGTTTGGACGAGGTGGCGGCCTACGACAAAATCCTGCTGTCGCCCGGGCCGGGGCTGCCTGCCGATGCGGGTATCATGCCCGAACTGATTCGCCGCTATGCCCCCGAAAAGTCCATTTTGGGCGTATGCTTGGGGCATCAGGCCATCGGTGAGGCTTTTGGCGGCTCATTGGTCAATCTGGGCGAGGTAGTGCACGGCATAGCCACCGAAACTACTGTGCTCAAACACGAAAACACGCTGTTTGAAGGCATCCCCAACAGCGTTAAGACCTGCCGCTACCATTCGTGGATTGTGCGCCGCGAAGATTTCCCCAAAGTGCTGGAAATCACTGCCGAAGATGCGGCGGGCAACATCATGGCGCTGCGCCACCGCCAATACGACGTGCAGGGCGTACAGTTCCACCCCGAATCCTACATCACAGACTACGGGCAACAGATGCTGGCTAACTGGCTGAAAAATTAATCTGACGACCATGAAAGAAATTCTCAACCATCTTTTTGAACACAAAACCTTAGACAAAGCCACTGCCCGCGAAGTGTTTATCAATTTGGCGCAGGGGCAATACAACAACAGCCAAATGGCCGCTTTTATGACCGTTTTCCTCATGCGCAGCATTACCGTAGAGGAACTCGGCGGTTTCCGCGATGCCATGCTGGAACTCTGCATCCCGTTCGATACGCAAGGTATGCCCGCCATTGATGTGTGCGGCACGGGCGGCGATGCCAAAGATACCTTCAACATTAGCACGCTGGTGTCATTTGTAGTAGCTGGTGCAGGTGTGAAAGTGGTTAAACACGGCAACTACGGCGTTTCTTCGGTGTCGGGCTCGTCTAACATGCTGGAATATTTCGGCTATCGGTTCACCAACAACCAAGATGATTTGCTGCGCATGTTGGACAGCGCCAATATCGCCTTCCTGCACGCGCCGATGTTCCACCCCGCTATGAAGAACGTAGCCCCCGTTCGCCGCGAACTGGGTGTCAAAACATTTTTCAATATGTTGGGGCCAATGGTCAATCCTGCTTTCCCCGATTACCAGTTTGTCGGAGTTTTCAGCCTTGAATTAGCACGCAAATACGGCTATTTGTACCAGCAAACGGGCAAAAAATTCGCCGTTGTTCACAGTTTAGACGGTTACGATGAAATCTCGCTCACCTCGCCCTGCAAAGTCATTGATGCACAAGGCGAGCGCGTAGTGCAGGCGCAAGACTTCGGGTTCAGTGCCAAAACGCAGGAAAGCCTCTACGGCGGCAAAACCGTAGAAGAAGCAGCCAAAATTTTCACTGAAATTCTGGAAGGCAGAGGCACACAGGCGCAAAACGAAGTCGTGATAGCCAATGCCGCCATGGGGCTGCGAACCGTAAACCCTGCGCTGTCTGTTGCCGATGCCGTAGCACAGGCCACCGATTCGCTGATGGGCAAAAAAGCACTCCATTCGTTTAAAAAACTTGTCAATTATCAATCATAAACTCAAAAAAATTATGGAACAATTCATGGAATTGCTGCACCAATTTGAGGCAGCCGAACAACAGTACATCCGAATTCATCCCGACGCACAGCCTTTGGGCAATTTTTACAACGCTTTCGGCTTAAAAAAGCTACTGGAAATTCTCAAAGAAGCCGACGGGCGAAAAATCACTTTCAAATTCAACGCAACACTACAGAAATACGAGTACTCATTTGCATAAAAAATGGACATCCTACAAAAGATAATTGCCCATAAAAAGACCGAAGTAGCCGCTGCCATGGAGGCGGTTACTTCGGCACAATTGGAGCAAAGCCCGCTGTTTGGCCGCCCGACGGTTTCGCTGAAAAAACGCCTGCAAAGCCCTTCGGAGCTGCCGCATATCATTGCCGAGTTTAAAAAACAATCACCTTCCAAAGGAGTGATTAACGCCCATGCACAGCCTGCCGAAGTTGCCCGCGGCTATCAAGAGGCAGGCGCAGCAGCAATATCGGTACTTACAGATGTAAGTTTTTTTGGCGGAAGCAATGCAGACTTACAAGCTGCCCGCGCTGCCGTTGAAATCCCGATTTTGCGAAAAGATTTTACCGTTTCGGATTATCAGATTGTTGAGGCCAAGGCATTAGGTGCAGATTTAATCCTGCTGATTGCCGCCGCGCTCACCCCTGCCGAAATTCGCCAATTTACGCGCACTGCACACGGATTGGGGCTGGAAGTGCTCTTAGAAGTACACAGCGAGGAAGAATTGGAGCGCAGTTTTTTCCCCGAAATAGACATGGTGGGCGTAAACAACCGCAACCTCAAAACTTTTGAAGTGAGTTTGGAGGTTTCCAAGCGATTGAGCCGCTTGATACCTTCGGGCGTGCCAAGCGTTTCGGAAAGCGGTATCAGCAGCCTTTCAGAGGTTATTGAACTGCAACAATTTGGTTTTCAAGGCTTTCTGATGGGTGAAAATTTCATGAAAACGGCAAATCCTGCACTTGCACTGGCAGATTTTCTGCGGGAAGACGCGCATTGACTCCCACCGGATGCTAAAAACATCGTTTTTTGCCGAACATGTGATATTTTCTAAATTTGCATCTCAATTATTACATCACCCCCATGGTATCTACTCGGCGGCTGGCGTCAAGTCTTATCATTTCCTTTATCATCGGCTTTTTTACGTTGGTATTAGGGCTCAGTTTTGCCATTCAGCACGTGGAGCAAAAGAACGAACTGAACCGCATTTCCAACATGGCCGGCCGCCAGAGAACATTGGTCAGGTCTTTGCAGGCCGCTTGGTTATTTAACCGTCAGGCAAAGAGCATATCCGAGCGAATGCAGGCACACCGTACGATTGATTCGCTGGTAACACTTCTGGAAAACACTCACTACAACCTGCTCAACAAGACGGATACCTTTTCCAAAGCACAACTTTATCACACGCCCGAGATAGAAAAAGATTTGGCTGAAATAACACCTACTTTGGTAAAATATGTCCGCATGATTAACACGGATACAACTGCTGTTCAGGAGGTTATAAAAACAGCCAATACGCTTGTCGCTCAAATCAGCGAACTAACGGATATCCACTATGCCGGATTGCACCGTGCGCACAACCGCGATGCATCTAATTACCTGTGGGCGGTATTGCTGATTGTTGGCAGCATTTTACTGTTCCAAAACCTGTTTTTAGTGTATCCGACGTTTAAGAAATTAGATGAAAAAATCAGGGACGCAGCGCTGGCAACCGAGCAGATAGAAAAGCAAAACCACGAACTGATTGTACTGCAAGACTCACTGCAAGAACAAAACGAAGAGTTGAAAGCCAAGCAGGAAGAGTTGCAGATGCTGACCGAAGAGCAAAAAATGCAAAATGAGCGCTTGGAAACCAAACAAAAGCTCATCAGCGAGGCCTATCGGCATATTACCGAAAACATCATGTATGCTACGCGGATTCAGGCATCCTTCCGCACCGACCCGCAGCGATTGGTAGAAAGTTTTCCCGATTGCTTTGTTTTTGAGAAAGCCAAAGACATGCTTTCGGGCGATTTTTATTGGTACACCGAACGCGAGCAGTACAAAATTCTGGCCGTAGGCGATTGTACCGGACACGGCGTTTCAGCCGCTCTGATGACAATGGTTGGGATTACCACACTTTATCAAATTATCAAAATTGAGCATCTGACAACTCCTTCCGTCGTTTTGCATAAGTTACATCATCGCATCATTGAAATTTTACAGGGCAAAGGCGCAAGCAAACCCGTAAATGACGGCATGGACATCAGTCTGCTGGTTTTTGATACGGATAAACAGACACTTACCTTCGCAGGAGCTAACAGCAGCATCTGCTTGGTGCGCAACGGAACCATTGAACGTTTGATAAGTGCCAAACTGCCCATCGGTAGCTTCCAGATTAAAACAGAGCGCACTTATCCCGACATTGAAATTGCTTTACAGCCCGGCGATAAAATTTATGCCTATACGGACGGTTTCCAAGACCAATTCGGCGGAGCAGAAAACACCAAATATTACTCTCGCCGTTTCCGCGAGTTATTGCTGAATACCTCTCAACACCCGATGGATAAGCAAAAAACGATGATAGTCAATGAGTTGAGAACGTGGCAAGGCATGTTGCCTCAAACCGATGATATATTGGTAATAGGTTTGCAGCCTTGCTAAAAACAAATTTGGCAACCGACCAACAGCTACCAACTTTTATACAGGTTGTTTACCTTTGCCCCATGATGAACCAAGACCTGAAAGTCTTCAATACGCTCACAAGGGAAAAAGAACCTTTTGAGCCCCTGCATCCGCCCTTTGTAGGCATGTACGTATGCGGGCCAACCGTTTACAACTTTGTACACTTAGGCAATTGCCGCACTTTTACCTGTTTTGATATTATCTATCGCTACCTGACTCACATTGGCTACAAAGTGCGCTACGTGCGCAATATTACCGACGTCGGCCATTTGGAAAACGATGCTGACGAAGGCGAAGATAAAATTGCCAAAAAAGCGAAATTAGAAAATTTAGAGCCGATGGAAGTGGTGCAGCGCTACGCCAACAACTTCCACGTGGTAATGGAGCAACTCAATAATATTCCGCCTTCCATTGAGCCGCAAGCAACCGGACACATAGTAGAGCAGATAGAAATGGCGCAGGCCATTATGCGCAACGGCTTGGCTTATGAAGTCAATGGTTCAGTTTATTTTGATGTACGCAAATATAATTTACAGCATCAGTACGGCAAATTATCGGGACGCATATTGGATGAGTTGGTATCCGGCACACGCGAATTAGACGGGCAAGGCGAAAAACGCAACCCCGAAGACTTTGCGCTCTGGAAAAAAGCATCACCCGAGCATATCATGCGCTGGAACTCCCCTTGGGGCGAAGGTTTCCCCGGCTGGCACTTGGAGTGCTCCGTAATGAGTCAGAAATATCTGGGGCAAAAGTTTGACATCCACGGCGGCGGCATGGACTTAAAATTCCCGCACCACGAGTGCGAAATTGCACAGTCGGTCGGCTATTGCGGCGAAGAACCCGTGAAATATTGGCTGCACACCAACATGCTGACCGTGAACGGCGCGCGCATGAGCAAAAGCGCAGGCAACGGCATTTTGCCGCAGGAATTGTTTACGGGCAACCACCCGCTGTTGGAGCAGGCCTATAGCCCGATGACTTTCCGCTATGCCCTGCTGCAAACCCACTATCGCAGCACGATGGATATTTCCAACGATGCACTCAAAGCCGCTCAAAAGGGCTATATGAAAGTTATCAACGGCTTGCGAATTGCAAAAAAAATGCAGTATGCAGCCGATGACTCTGTTGCAGTGGACAGCAAAGCTGTTGAAGAAATCAACCGAATCATTGCTTCCATCTACAAAGGCATGAACGATGACTTCAACACAGCCGTTGCGCTTTCGGCATTGTTGAATTTGTTGAAAAAAATCAACTCCATTCACAACGGGCAAATGAAAGCGGCCATGCTGGATGAGGCAACATTCCAAAAAATGATTGCTACCTACATTGCCTTTGTGGAGGATGTTTTTGGGCTGCGCGAAGAAGTCCGCACCGACATAGACCGCATCATGAGTGTATTGTTGGGCGTTTATCGCGAAGCTAAACTCAACAAAGACTTCGGCATGGTAGATACTCTCCGCGCGCAGTTTAAGGAGTTGGGCATCGTTGTCAAAGACATGAAAGACCGTATTGAGTGGGCTTACGAAGAATAATTTTCACTTTTGGCTCAAAAAATCTTCCACTGCACTTGCCAGAAAATCAATGTCGGCGGGGGTATGCGCCGCATGGATAACCACGCGAGTAACCGTCGGGCCGTTGATATCAGGATAAGGGAATGCCGAAATCAGTATTCCCTTTTCCAATAAAAATTCATACAGCCCTTGCACATCGGTGTAAAATACAGGATAGCCTTCGGTAAACTTAAAAATTCCGAAGGGATGCAGTTTTTTGGCTGCCAACGCCACATTTTCAGCCAATTGCAGGCGCTGCGTTTCCCAAATCGGGGCGGCGTGCAGCATGGCATACGCACAGGCAGGCGCGCAAGGGGATGCTCCGGCAAAAAAGGCATTGTGCGAAAGCAAACGACCGTAGTGTGCATTGGTCAGAATCAGCCCTGCGGCAAGCCCGCAAGCCTTTGCCAACGAAGCCACTACAACGGGCTGCACCTGCGCAAACCGTTGTAAGGTCGGGAAAATGCCTTTGCCCGCTTCGCCCGTAATGCCGATGCCGTGCGAGTCGTCGGCAATGAGCGTAACTTGTGCCCCTTCGGGCAAGTCTGCCAGCGGCGAAAAGTCATAAAGTTCGGCTTTTACCGAGTCTAAAGCATTGCAAACCAGTAAATAAGGGCGGTTTGGTTCGCGCTGCACCTTTGCCACCATAGTTTCCAGCCATTGCCCGAACGCGCCGTCTTCGCGGGTTTCCAGCCCCGACCAAAGCGCCTGATGCGTACGGGGCGCATAGAAAACAACCGTTTCGGGGTGTTTGTGTACGTGTTGGCGCAACCACCAAGCCGTCAGTTGCCCTGCCATAAAGCCCGAAGAAAGCAGAATTGCCTTTTCAGCGCCCGTGTATTGCTGCCAGAATTGCTCCGCCGCCTCATAAACCGCAAGCCGCAGGTTGGCAGTGCGCGAGCCGCCGAAGTTATTCCCGTGCCGTTCCATGCCTTCGGCAAGCAATTGGCGGAAACCCGCATGAGAAGGCAATGCCAGATAAGACGTACCGCTGAAATAGCGCATTTCGCCGCATTCGGTGCGCAACGTGCGCCCGATGGGGTCGTTTGTATGCAAAATCATGTTGCAAAGTTGCAAAATACCCATCAATTGGGGCGGCAATTCATTTCTTGCTGAACAAAATCGCCCGCAAACGAGTTTATGTTTAGAATTGATTTAAATAAGCGCTAATTTTGCAGCCTATTCATTCCGTTCCGCAAGGAAATTGCTATGCTTGACATCACATCCATTCGGCAGGATTTTCCGATTCTTCAACAAGAAGTCAACGGAAAGCCGCTGATATATTTTGACAATGCCGCTACGTCGCAAAAACCGCGTCAGGTGATTGATGCGCTGACGCACTATTACGCGGCAATCAATGCCAACGTTCACCGCGGTATTCACTTTTTGGCAGAAAAAGCAACGGAAGCCTTTGAAAATACCCGCGAAGCTGTCGCCAAAATGATTAATGCGCCTTCCAAAGAGCAAATTATTTTTACCAGAGGCACAACCGAATCCATCAACTTGGTAGCTGCCAGCTATGGGCGCACTTTCATCGGCGAAGGCGATGAAATTATCGTCAGCACAATGGAACACCATTCCAACATTGTGCCTTGGCAAATGCTTTGTCAGGAAAAAAACGCCGTTTTGAAGGTCATCCCCATCAACGATGCGGGCGAACTTTTGATGGACGAGTACCTAAAAATGCTTTCACCGCGCACCAAGTTGGTTGCCGTCATGCACGTTTCCAATGCTTTGGGCACAGTCAATCCCGTAGCGGAAATTATCCGATTGGCGCACGAACAAGGCGCAAAAGTGCTGATTGACGGCGCACAGGCAGCTCCGCACTATCGTATTGACGTTCAGGCTCTTGACGTTGATTTTTACGCCTTTTCGGCGCATAAGATGTACGGCCCCACGGGCATGGGCATCCTCTACGGCAAGCGCGAGTTGCTGGAAGCCATGCCTCCTTATATGGGTGGCGGCGAAATGATTAAAGAAGTGAGCTTCAAAGGGACAACCTACAACGAAATTCCCTACAAGTTTGAAGCGGGCACGCCCAACATCGGCGATGCGGTGGCAATGAAAGCCGCCATTGACTACATGCAAAGCATTGGGCAAGAAGCAATTGCCAAGCACGAACAGGATTTGCTCACCTATGCCACCGATGCGGTTGCTACCATCCCGGGCATCCGCCTGATTGGTACAGCACACCAAAAAGCAAGCGTACTTTCCTTCCTCATAGACGGTGTTCACCCCTTAGACTTGGGCATGATGCTGGATGCCAAAGGTATTGCCGTGCGGACAGGCAGCCATTGCGCCATGCCGCTCATGGAACGCTTGGGCATAGACGGAACTGTTCGCGCCTCTTTTGCTGTTTACAACACCGAAGCGGAAATAGATACTTTTGCCAAAGAATTGCGCAAGGCTGCCGAAACCCTGCGATAGCTTTTCAGATTATGACCATTCAGGAAATTCAGGACGAAATCATAGATGAGTTTGCTTTGTTCGACAACAAAGAAGACCGCTACGGCTATATCATAGAATTGGGCAAAAAATTAGCACCCTATCCGGAAGCCTACCGAACGGACGATTTCCTTATCAAAGGATGCCAGTCGAAGGTATGGATAAAGCCCGAAATACAAAACGGCAACCTTGTATTCTACGGCGACAGCGACTCTACCCTTGTCAAAGGCATTGTGAGCCTATTGCTGCGGGTGCTTTCGGGTCAGCCTGCCCGCGAAATTGCTGCAGCGGATTTGTATTTCATCGACCGCATCGGCATGAGACAGATGCTTTCCATGAACCGCTCCAATGGTTTGGCGGCTATGGTAAAACAGCTCAAACTCTACGCATTGGCTTATACATCTACGGATACTCCTAACTGAATCGGCTTATGGAACTGATTGACACCTCACAGGCGGCAGAAAACAACACCTCCGCTTCGGCAGAAGCTACGAACGTAGTGCCGATAGAAAACCTTCGGGACAAGGTCATAGAAGCGCTCAAAACGGTTTATGACCCCGAAATTCCTGTTGATATCTACGAATTGGGGCTTATCTACGAAATTACCGTCTATCCGGTCAATAATGTTTTCATTTTAATGACGCTTACCTCGCCCGCTTGCCCTTCGGCAGAGCAGATTCCGGGCGAAGTCAAAGAAAAAGTCAGTGCCATTCCCGGCGTTAATCAGGTGACGGTAGAACTGACATTTAACCCTCCCTACACGCAGGAGATGATGTCGGAAGTTGCCAAGTTAGAGCTGGGCTTTCTATAATTTTTCGTTTTTTATTCACCCAATAATCAGCTTTTGAGTATGTACCCGAAAGAACTTACAGACCCCATGAAGCACGACCTTACCTCGGTCGGTTTTGAAGATTTGGATACACCCGAAAAGGTAGAAGCAGCCATGAAACGCCAAGGCGTTACAATGGTTGTTGTCAATTCCGTGTGCGGTTGTGCAGCAGGCGCAGCGCGTCCGGGGGTAAAATTGGCGCTTCAGCACGCACCCGTAAAGCCCGACCACTTGGTTACGGTTTTTGCGGGCGTAGACAAAGAGGCGGTTGCCAAAGCACGCGAATACATGTTGCCTTATCCGCCTTCTTCGCCTTCTATCGCTATTTTTAAGGATGGTGATTTGATGCATTTCATTGAGCGCCACCACATTGAAGGCCGTTCGGCACAAATGATTGCCGAGCACTTGGTAGATGCTTTTCAGGAGTTCTGCGAGGCTTAATAATGCCTTACATAAAGGACTATCTACTGTAAAAAATCCCGACAGGTTTTGACAATCTGTCGGGATTTTGTTTGGCTATGCGGATATACGCAAACCGCGCAGCGTTTGGAGGATGCGTAGGCTAAATACTTGATTTTGAGTATTATGACAACAGTTGCATCACCTGCTGACGGTAGTCCCGATGGGATGTTTCTGCCCAACGGATAAAACTGTTTTCGGCAAAACTGCCCAAAACCGTGTCCATTTCTTTCTCATTGGCATAAACGGCCTTGCGATAGGGGTTGGTATAGTCCTTCCGACGACTTTCCATAATGCCTTTGGTAATTTTTTCGTCGGTGAAAAGGCTCTGCTCCAACAGTTGTTCCAAGGCTGCTTTGCTGTCTATCGGCTGCCCGAAAACATGCGCATAAGCCGCTATTGCATGTTTGAGTTTATCCATCGGATAGGTTGCCGCCTGTTCGCGATAGAATCGGTGCACTTCTTCCCAAGTGGTTACTTTCTTATGCTTAATGTCGGTTAGTAACTGTTGCAGGGCATCGCGGCGGATGAGTTGGCCACCTACATTGTCCCACTCCGATAACCGGCAGTCGTTTGGTAAACGTGCGAGCAGTTCGTTGAGCGAACGGATGCCCTGTCCTTCCGCAAAAACGGTCAGTTGCTTTGCCAAGTGAAAGGCTACAAGTTCGCGATAGAGGGCATAGGCTTTGGCTGTTTTGAGAATCACAACGGGGCGCTTGCTGTTTTCAAAACCCTCGGCCAATACGGTCATTTTTTGTACTTCATCGGGAGTTTCTTGCAATAGTTTATGACCGAGCGGTAAAAGGTCTTCATGGGTATATTCACTCCAATGGCTGTTTTGTTCGCGCAGACGGGCTTTTGCAACGGCTTCTGCCAGAATATCCAGCCCGTGAATCATTTCATTAATCGTATCAGGGGCAAGATAGTTGTATTCCAGTAATTGTACTTTTTTGGTACGCTTGTCGCGGTCGCCATATTTCCATGCGTTGCGTGCCAGCGCATAGAGGTTGTGGAAAAACCAGTAGCCGGGCATTACCAGCAGTCGGTTTTTATCCAAGTCGTTGCTGACCAACGAAAAAGGCAGCGGAATATTCAGTTCGTAATGGAAGTCGCTTTTTGCCAGAATGGTAAAGGAGGCAAAAACCGAGTTGTGCTTAATGCTTACGCACAACCCCGGCCAAAAGCCCCGTCCTGCTATCATTTCACCGTCTGCCCCGCGGCTGTTGTGATTGCTGCCAATGGTAGCACCCGCTGCCATATTGGTCTGCCCCTGCAACAGTGCAGCGCAGAGAAAGGAGTTGTTGTGGTGTTGCTCGTGTGCAGGGAATATGAGTGAATTCAGCACTTCGCAGCACGAAATCACCGCATTATTTCCCAGATAAGAGTTAATCAGGCGCGCGCCGTATTTGAGTTGCGAATGAGAAGCCATCACAAAGCGAACGGCTTTTACACCGTAAAAAATGCGGCAGCCTTCGCTTATAATGCCATTGACAAGCTCACAACCCTCACCAATTTGCGTATGGGCTTCGGCAGACGAGTGAATGGTCAGGTTTTTCAGCTTGTTTGCTCCTTTAATATACACGTCGGAGCCCATATTGACATCCTTGATGATTTTTGTATTTTTAATGATGCACCGATTGCCGATTCTGCCATAGAATCCTCGTTTGGGGGAGAATTCGCGTATGGTCA
This genomic interval carries:
- a CDS encoding DUF4954 family protein, translating into MNNITKYPIQQLGYRFIPAEYLPEGKDEYYLRFEQNPNGNYRHLTAYEIEALVRNNNTSDDWNQIWVSDAFDARLVKNCQFFGLIRIGKLEPYYLEYHNLRMRVGLYNSTIISCDIGDNVVIDNVNYLSHYLIGNEAIIANVNEMATTNYAKFGNGIVKEGEDESVRIWLELCNENGGRKVLPFSNMLPGDAWMWTRNRHDEELMESFRKMTIREFSPKRGFYGRIGNRCIIKNTKIIKDVNMGSDVYIKGANKLKNLTIHSSAEAHTQIGEGCELVNGIISEGCRIFYGVKAVRFVMASHSQLKYGARLINSYLGNNAVISCCEVLNSLIFPAHEQHHNNSFLCAALLQGQTNMAAGATIGSNHNSRGADGEMIAGRGFWPGLCVSIKHNSVFASFTILAKSDFHYELNIPLPFSLVSNDLDKNRLLVMPGYWFFHNLYALARNAWKYGDRDKRTKKVQLLEYNYLAPDTINEMIHGLDILAEAVAKARLREQNSHWSEYTHEDLLPLGHKLLQETPDEVQKMTVLAEGFENSKRPVVILKTAKAYALYRELVAFHLAKQLTVFAEGQGIRSLNELLARLPNDCRLSEWDNVGGQLIRRDALQQLLTDIKHKKVTTWEEVHRFYREQAATYPMDKLKHAIAAYAHVFGQPIDSKAALEQLLEQSLFTDEKITKGIMESRRKDYTNPYRKAVYANEKEMDTVLGSFAENSFIRWAETSHRDYRQQVMQLLS